A genomic stretch from Poecilia reticulata strain Guanapo linkage group LG20, Guppy_female_1.0+MT, whole genome shotgun sequence includes:
- the LOC103456800 gene encoding ADP-ribosyl cyclase/cyclic ADP-ribose hydrolase 1-like isoform X2 — MESGEIRGSERKRRRRGFILAAAAVVLFVVILAVVLGVSLSGQREREEFKDTFMERCQKFNGSNCQHIWELFQQAYVNQNPCEVPPNAYDALIAAAPMNYPCNTLLFWSKTKDVVQDFARKNKCFLAVEETLLGSTLNGLTWCGKKGSNGFCIFYFTY; from the exons ATGGAGAGCGGGGAGATTCGCGGCTCGGAAAGGAAGCGCAGAAGACGCGGCTTCATTCTGGCTGCGGCCGCGGTGGTCCTGTTTGTGGTTATTCTCGCTGTTGTGTTAGGAGTGTCGCTAAGTgggcagagggagagagaagagTTTAAAGACACGTTCATGGAGAGATGTCAGAAGTTCAACGG GAGTAACTGCCAACACATATGGGAATTATTTCAGCAAGCCTACGTGAACCAAAATCCTTGTGAAGTTCCCCCTAACGCCTACGACGCCCTTATCGCTGCAGCTCCCATGAATTATCCCTGCAACAca CTGTTGTTCTGGAGCAAAACAAAGGACGTGGTCCAAGACTTCGCCAGGAAGAATAAGTGTTTCCTGGCTGTGGAGGAAACCCTGCTGGGATCGACCCTGAACGGCTTGACCTGGTGTGGAAAGAAGGGCAGCAATG gtttttgtattttttattttacatactaA
- the LOC103456800 gene encoding ADP-ribosyl cyclase/cyclic ADP-ribose hydrolase 1-like isoform X1, translated as MESGEIRGSERKRRRRGFILAAAAVVLFVVILAVVLGVSLSGQREREEFKDTFMERCQKFNGSNCQHIWELFQQAYVNQNPCEVPPNAYDALIAAAPMNYPCNTLLFWSKTKDVVQDFARKNKCFLAVEETLLGSTLNGLTWCGKKGSNEISWAQTLNEVD; from the exons ATGGAGAGCGGGGAGATTCGCGGCTCGGAAAGGAAGCGCAGAAGACGCGGCTTCATTCTGGCTGCGGCCGCGGTGGTCCTGTTTGTGGTTATTCTCGCTGTTGTGTTAGGAGTGTCGCTAAGTgggcagagggagagagaagagTTTAAAGACACGTTCATGGAGAGATGTCAGAAGTTCAACGG GAGTAACTGCCAACACATATGGGAATTATTTCAGCAAGCCTACGTGAACCAAAATCCTTGTGAAGTTCCCCCTAACGCCTACGACGCCCTTATCGCTGCAGCTCCCATGAATTATCCCTGCAACAca CTGTTGTTCTGGAGCAAAACAAAGGACGTGGTCCAAGACTTCGCCAGGAAGAATAAGTGTTTCCTGGCTGTGGAGGAAACCCTGCTGGGATCGACCCTGAACGGCTTGACCTGGTGTGGAAAGAAGGGCAGCAATG
- the LOC103456801 gene encoding ADP-ribosyl cyclase/cyclic ADP-ribose hydrolase 1-like isoform X1 has protein sequence MPSVTSACSVIFTIWIIVPQLCLCPVQATFGTTPNIKHIVIGRCFTYTTLIQPGLRYDCEEIWRQFEKAVVQQASCNVTEEHYFEMFSMMPQVWPCDRFLFWSKTRMLVHSYAAVFRHFWTLEDTLVGFLFNDLIWCGQEEDSDFDFNSCPAWSTCRTHPVYSLWKRASQNFAEMACGNITVLLNGSITDAFNRKSMFGSVELDSLNPQRVNYVNIKVVTNPEGPHIGSCGRGSIVELIHILRSRGFRWTCTNSDLTLVMLQCIQDLNQPSCQMLPSSMLQQKDQTST, from the exons ATGCCTTCCGTTACATCGGCTTGCTCCGTAATATTCACCATAT GGATTATTGTGCCTCAGCTCTGCCTCTGTCCAGTACAAGCCACGTTTGGGACAACTCCAAACATTAAGCACATCGTGATAGGAAGATGCTTCACTTACACCACACTGATTCAGCCCGGCTTACG GTACGACTGTGAGGAGATCTGGAGGCAGTTTGAGAAGGCTGTCGTCCAGCAGGCCTCTTGCAATGTGACAGAAGAGCATTATTTTGAGATGTTTAGCATGATGCCACAGGTCTGGCCCTGTGACAGG tttctgttttggaGTAAAACCCGGATGTTGGTGCACAGCTATGCGGCTGTTTTTCGGCACTTCTGGACACTGGAAGACACGTTGGTTGGTTTCCTGTTCAACGACCTGATCTGGTGTGGCCAGGAGGAAGACTCTG ACTTCGATTTCAACTCTTGTCCAGCCTGGTCAACATGCAGAACCCATCCTGTTTACTCTTTATGGAAGCGAGCctcacaaaat TTTGCCGAGATGGCGTGTGGGAACATTACCGTGTTGCTGAATGGGTCTATTACTGATGCGTTCAACAGGAAGAG CATGTTTGGAAGCGTTGAACTGGACAGCCTGAATCCTCAGAGAGTGAACTACGTCAACATAAAGGTGGTGACAAATCCAGAGGGACCGCACAT AGGATCATGCGGTCGAGGATCTATCGTAGAGCTCATCCACATACTCCGGTCACGAGGTTTCCGCTGGACCTGTACCAACAGTGACCT GACCTTGGTGATGCTTCAGTGCATCCAGGACCTAAATCAGCCCAGCTGCCAGATGTTGCCAAGCAGCATGTTGCAACAAAAGGACCAAACATCCACATGA
- the LOC103456801 gene encoding ADP-ribosyl cyclase/cyclic ADP-ribose hydrolase 1-like isoform X2, whose amino-acid sequence MPSVTSACSVIFTIWIIVPQLCLCPVQATFGTTPNIKHIVIGRCFTYTTLIQPGLRYDCEEIWRQFEKAVVQQASCNVTEEHYFEMFSMMPQVWPCDRFLFWSKTRMLVHSYAAVFRHFWTLEDTLVGFLFNDLIWCGQEEDSAWSTCRTHPVYSLWKRASQNFAEMACGNITVLLNGSITDAFNRKSMFGSVELDSLNPQRVNYVNIKVVTNPEGPHIGSCGRGSIVELIHILRSRGFRWTCTNSDLTLVMLQCIQDLNQPSCQMLPSSMLQQKDQTST is encoded by the exons ATGCCTTCCGTTACATCGGCTTGCTCCGTAATATTCACCATAT GGATTATTGTGCCTCAGCTCTGCCTCTGTCCAGTACAAGCCACGTTTGGGACAACTCCAAACATTAAGCACATCGTGATAGGAAGATGCTTCACTTACACCACACTGATTCAGCCCGGCTTACG GTACGACTGTGAGGAGATCTGGAGGCAGTTTGAGAAGGCTGTCGTCCAGCAGGCCTCTTGCAATGTGACAGAAGAGCATTATTTTGAGATGTTTAGCATGATGCCACAGGTCTGGCCCTGTGACAGG tttctgttttggaGTAAAACCCGGATGTTGGTGCACAGCTATGCGGCTGTTTTTCGGCACTTCTGGACACTGGAAGACACGTTGGTTGGTTTCCTGTTCAACGACCTGATCTGGTGTGGCCAGGAGGAAGACTCTG CCTGGTCAACATGCAGAACCCATCCTGTTTACTCTTTATGGAAGCGAGCctcacaaaat TTTGCCGAGATGGCGTGTGGGAACATTACCGTGTTGCTGAATGGGTCTATTACTGATGCGTTCAACAGGAAGAG CATGTTTGGAAGCGTTGAACTGGACAGCCTGAATCCTCAGAGAGTGAACTACGTCAACATAAAGGTGGTGACAAATCCAGAGGGACCGCACAT AGGATCATGCGGTCGAGGATCTATCGTAGAGCTCATCCACATACTCCGGTCACGAGGTTTCCGCTGGACCTGTACCAACAGTGACCT GACCTTGGTGATGCTTCAGTGCATCCAGGACCTAAATCAGCCCAGCTGCCAGATGTTGCCAAGCAGCATGTTGCAACAAAAGGACCAAACATCCACATGA